A window from Dama dama isolate Ldn47 chromosome 11, ASM3311817v1, whole genome shotgun sequence encodes these proteins:
- the LOC133065103 gene encoding uncharacterized protein LOC133065103 has translation MNLHGRGQSSGRCALSQPRCARTPSSLASASGFPLPHQLPCRCRLPQPLLFASRWVQPDDSRIRCGPRLSALEDQISLWLSGCDGKRLGNGAGELEAGEEDSWREPATRTLRPDSSPRKSVLTHSRPASKGRRTKSPQATLGTSLTSSEDPNRHISHSCFTPPKPRKLCLERVREGRWGKTEAAQRPCDLWPRTQELGACELCILPRDGTPGLRAPEP, from the exons ATGAACTTGCACGGGAGGGGCCAGAGCTCGGGCCGCTGCGCGCTGAGTCAGCCGAGATGCGCAAGGACTCCATCCTCACTGGCCTCCGCCTCTGGGTTTCCTCTGCCTCACCAACTTCCTTGCAGGTGCCGCCTCCCACAGCCCCTACTCTTCGCCTCCCGATGGGTCCAGCCTGACGACTCCCGGATTCGTTGTGGGCCCCGCCTAAGTGCTCTCGAAGACCAAATTTCGTTGTGGCTTTCTGGCTGCGATGGGAAGCGGCTGGGGAACGGCGCCGGCGAGTTGGAGGCTGGGGAAGAGGACAGTTGGAG GGAACCAGCAACGCGGACTCTGCGCCCCGACTCTTCGCCCAGGAAGTCTGTTCTCACACACTCCCGCCCAGCCTCCAAAGGCAGGAGGACGAAATCACCACAGGCGACACTTGGAACCTCACTGACGTCCTCGGAGGATCCTAACCGCCACATTTCGCATAGCTGCTTCACCCCACCCAAGCCCAGGAAACTGTGCCTGGAGCGTGTCAGAGAAGGGAGGTGGGGAAAGACCGAAGCCGCTCAGCGACCTTGTGACCTCTGGCCGCGGACCCAGGAGCTGGGAGCGTGTGAACTCTGCATCCTTCCCCGGGATGGGACCCCGGGCCTGCGGGCCCCTGAGCCTTAG
- the PCGF1 gene encoding polycomb group RING finger protein 1 — MASPQGGQIAIAMRLRNQLQSVYKMDPLRNEEEVRVKIKDLNEHIVCCLCAGYFVDATTITECLHTFCKSCIVKYLQTSKYCPMCNIKIHETQPLLNLKLDRVMQDIVYKLVPGLQDSEEKRIREFYQSRGLDRVTQPSGEEPALSNLGLPFSSFDHSKAHYYRYDEQLSLCLERLSSGKDKNKSILQNKYVRCSVRAEVRHLRRVLCHRLMLNPQHVQLLFDNEVLPDHMTMKQIWLSHWFGKPSPLLLQYSVKEKRR, encoded by the exons ATGGCGTCTCCTCAGGGGGGCCAGATTGCGATCGCGATGAGGCTTCGGAACCAGCTCCAGTCAGTGTACAAGATGGACCCACTACGGAACGAG GAGGAAGTACGAGTAAAGATCAAAGACTTGAACGAGCATATCGTCTGCTGTCTGTGCGCAGGCTACTTCGTGGATGCCACCACCATAACAGAGTGTCTTCATACGT TCTGCAAAAGTTGTATTGTGAAGTACCTCCAAACCAGCAAGTACTGCCCCATGTGTAACATCAAGATCCATGAAACACAACCGCTGCTCAACCTCAAACTGGACCGGGTCATGCAGGACATCGTGTACAAGCTAGTGCCAGGCTTGCAAGACA GTGAAGAGAAACGAATCCGAGAATTCTACCAGTCCCGAGGCTTGGACCGGGTCACCCAGCCCAGTGGGGAAG AGCCAGCCCTGAGCAACCTTGGCCTCCCCTTCAGCAGCTTCGACCACTCAAAAGCCCACTACTATCGCTATGATGAGCAGCTGAGCCTATGCCTGGAGCGGCTGAG TTCTGGCAAAGACAAGAATAAAAGCATCCTGCAG AACAAATATGTCCGGTGTTCTGTTAGAGCTGAAGTTCGCCATCTCAGGAGGGTCCTGTGTCATCGCTTGATGCTAAATCCCCAGCAT GTGCAGCTCCTTTTTGACAATGAAGTTCTCCCTGATCACATGACCATGAAGCAGATATGGCTGTCCCACTGGTTCGGCAAG CCATCCCCTTTGCTTTTACAATACAGtgtgaaagagaagaggaggTAG
- the TLX2 gene encoding T-cell leukemia homeobox protein 2: MEPGVLASHNLPHHEPISFGIDQILSCPEPPGSGLGPGRAGQGHGESAAFSGGFHGASSYGPAASLAPVPGTSGVGPGGVIRVPAHRPLPVQPPAGGAPAVPGPSGLGGAGGLAGLTFPWMDSGRRYAKDRLTAALSPFSGTRRIGHPYQNRTPPKRKKPRTSFSRSQVLELERRFLRQKYLASAERAALAKALRMTDAQVKTWFQNRRTKWRRQTAEEREAERHRAGRLLLHLQQDALPRPLRPPLPPDPLCLHNSSLFALQNLQPWAEDNKVASVSGLASVV, from the exons ATGGAACCGGGGGTGCTGGCCTCGCACAACCTCCCGCACCACGAGCCAATCAGCTTCGGCATCGATCAGATCCTGAGCTGCCCGGAACCCCCCGGGAGCGGCCTAGGCCCGGGTCGCGCGGGCCAGGGCCATGGAGAGAGTGCGGCGTTCTCGGGTGGATTTCATGGAGCCTCAAGCTACGGCCCCGCGGCCTCTCTGGCCCCGGTACCAGGCACCTCTGGTGTTGGCCCGGGCGGCGTGATCCGCGTCCCGGCGCATCGTCCTTTGCCAGTGCAGCCGCCCGCGGGAGGCGCACCTGCAGTTCCTGGACCTTCGGGCTTGGGCGGCGCCGGGGGCCTAGCGGGACTCACCTTCCCTTGGATGGACAGCGGCCGCCGCTATGCCAAGGACCGGCTCACGG CGGCGCTCTCGCCCTTCTCCGGGACGCGCCGTATAGGTCACCCCTACCAAAATCGGACCCCCCCAAAGCGGAAGAAGCCGCGCACATCTTTCTCCCGCTCGCAGGTGCTGGAGCTGGAGCGGCGCTTCCTGCGCCAGAAGTACCTGGCCTCGGCCGAGAGGGCGGCGCTGGCCAAGGCCCTGCGCATGACCGACGCGCAGGTCAAGACGTGGTTCCAGAACCGGCGCACCAAGTGGCG GCGCCAGACGGCCGAGGAGCGCGAGGCGGAGCGGCACCGCGCGGGCCGACTGCTTCTGCACCTGCAGCAGGACGCGCTGCCTCGGCCGCTGCGGCCGCCGCTGCCCCCGGACCCGCTCTGCCTGCACAACTCGTCGCTCTTCGCGCTGCAGAACCTGCAGCCCTGGGCCGAGGACAACAAGGTGGCTTCCGTGTCCGGGCTTGCTTCAGTGGTGTGA